One Echeneis naucrates chromosome 16, fEcheNa1.1, whole genome shotgun sequence DNA window includes the following coding sequences:
- the gpia gene encoding glucose-6-phosphate isomerase a isoform X3 — MALTDDPTYQDLERWYKANAGSLNMRAMFESDQDRFSSFSTTLETDDGQILLDYSKNLITQDVMAMLLTMAKSRRVEEARDKMFSGEKINFTEGRAVLHIALRNRSNTPIKVDGKDVMPEVNRVLDKMKAFCHGPLMVTEALKPYSAGGPNVWFVSNIDGTHMAKTLAQLNAETTLFIIASKTFTTQETITNAESARDWFLQTANDKSAVAKHFVALSTNAAKVRDFGIDTENMFEFWDWVGGRYSLWSAIGLSIALHVGFENFEQLLTGAHWMDNHFRSAPLEKNAPVLLALLGVWYINFFQAETHAMLPYDQYMHRFAAYFQQGDMESNGKYITKDGRRVNYHTGPIVWGEPGTNGQHAFYQLIHQGTRMIPADFLIPAQSQHPIRDNLHHKILVANYLAQTEALMKGKTAEEARKELEAGGLTGDALEKLLPHKVFQGNKPSNSIVFKKLTPFILGALVAMYEHKIFVQGVIWDINSYDQWGVELGKQLAKKIEPELKDNSVVTSHDSSTNGLINFLKKNFA; from the exons ATGGCTCTGACCGACGACCCGACCTACCAGGACCTGGAGCGGTGGTACAAGGCCAACGCCGGGAGCCTGAACATGAGGGCCATGTTCGAGAGTGATCAGGACCGCTTCAGCAGCTTCAG CACCACCCTGGAGACCGATGATGGACAGATCCTGCTGGACTACTCCAAAAACCTGATCACACAGGATGTCATGGCCATGCTGCTCACCATG GCGAAGTCCAGGCGAGTGGAGGAAGCCCGAGACAAAATGTTCTCCGGCGAGAAGATCAACTTCACTGAG ggtcGTGCTGTGCTCCACATTGCTCTGCGTAATCGCTCCAACACGCCGATCAAAGTGGACGGTAAAGACGTGATGCCAGAGGTGAACCGAGTGCTGGACAAGATGAAGGCCTTCTGTCAT ggCCCCCTGATGGTCACTGAGGCTCTGAAGCCGTACTCAGCTGGTGGACCAAACGTCTGGTTTGTCTCCAACATTGACGGAACTCACATGGCCAAGACGCTTGCTCAGCTCAACGCAGAGACGACACTCTTTATCATCGCCTCCaag ACCTTCACCACCCAGGAGACCATCACCAACGCAGAGTCGGCCAGAGATTGGTTCCTCCAAACCGCCAATGAC AAATCTGCAGTGGCCAAACACTTCGTGGCTCTGTCCACCAACGCC GCCAAAGTGAGGGATTTTGGCATCGACACAGAGAACATGTTCGAGTTCTGGGAT TGGGTCGGCGGTCGGTACTCTCTGTGGTCAGCCATCGGGCTGTCCATTGCTCTGCACGTAG GCTTTGAAAACTTTGAGCAGCTTCTGACAGGAGCTCACTGGATG GACAACCACTTCCGCAGCGCCCCCCTGGAGAAGAACGCCCCTGTTCTCCTTGCTCTTCTGGGTGTCTGGTACATCAACTTCTTCCAGGCAGAGACTCACGCCATGTTGCCATATGACCAGTATATGCACCGCTTCGCCGCGTACTTCCAGCAg gGAGACATGGAGTCTAATGGGAAGTACATCACCAAAGATGGCCGCCGTGTCAACTATCACACTGGCCCCATCGTGTGGGGGGAACCAGGGACCAACGGACAGCACGCCTTCTATCAGCTGATCCAccaag GAACTAGAATGATTCCTGCCGACTTCCTCATTCCTGCTCAGTCTCAGCATCCAATCAGAGACAACCTTCACCACAAG ATCCTGGTGGCGAACTACCTGGCCCAGACCGAGGCGCTGATGAAGGGGAAAACTGCCGAAGAGGCTCGTAAAGAGCTGGAGGCCGGCGGCCTGACGGGCGATGCTCTGGAGAAGCTGCTGCCTCACAAG GTTTTCCAGGGAAACAAGCCGAGTAACTCCATCGTGTTCAAGAAGCTGACGCCGTTCATACTGGGAGCTCTAGTTG CTATGTACGAACACAAGATCTTTGTCCAGGGAGTCATCTGGGACATCAACAGCTACGACCAGTGGGG GGTTGAGCTTGGGAAGCAGCTGGCTAAGAAGATTGAGCCTGAGCTGAAGGACAACTCGGTGGTCACATCCCACGACTCGTCCACCAATGGCCTCATCAACTTCCTGAAGAAGAACTTTGCCTGA
- the gpia gene encoding glucose-6-phosphate isomerase a isoform X2, giving the protein MALTDDPTYQDLERWYKANAGSLNMRAMFESDQDRFSSFSTTLETDDGQILLDYSKNLITQDVMAMLLTMAKSRRVEEARDKMFSGEKINFTEGRAVLHIALRNRSNTPIKVDGKDVMPEVNRVLDKMKAFCHKVRSGEWKGFSGKSITDVVNIGIGGSDLGPLMVTEALKPYSAGGPNVWFVSNIDGTHMAKTLAQLNAETTLFIIASKTFTTQETITNAESARDWFLQTANDKSAVAKHFVALSTNAAKVRDFGIDTENMFEFWDWVGGRYSLWSAIGLSIALHVGFENFEQLLTGAHWMDNHFRSAPLEKNAPVLLALLGVWYINFFQAETHAMLPYDQYMHRFAAYFQQGDMESNGKYITKDGRRVNYHTGPIVWGEPGTNGQHAFYQLIHQGTRMIPADFLIPAQSQHPIRDNLHHKTEALMKGKTAEEARKELEAGGLTGDALEKLLPHKVFQGNKPSNSIVFKKLTPFILGALVAMYEHKIFVQGVIWDINSYDQWGVELGKQLAKKIEPELKDNSVVTSHDSSTNGLINFLKKNFA; this is encoded by the exons ATGGCTCTGACCGACGACCCGACCTACCAGGACCTGGAGCGGTGGTACAAGGCCAACGCCGGGAGCCTGAACATGAGGGCCATGTTCGAGAGTGATCAGGACCGCTTCAGCAGCTTCAG CACCACCCTGGAGACCGATGATGGACAGATCCTGCTGGACTACTCCAAAAACCTGATCACACAGGATGTCATGGCCATGCTGCTCACCATG GCGAAGTCCAGGCGAGTGGAGGAAGCCCGAGACAAAATGTTCTCCGGCGAGAAGATCAACTTCACTGAG ggtcGTGCTGTGCTCCACATTGCTCTGCGTAATCGCTCCAACACGCCGATCAAAGTGGACGGTAAAGACGTGATGCCAGAGGTGAACCGAGTGCTGGACAAGATGAAGGCCTTCTGTCAT aaagTTCGCAGTGGTGAGTGGAAAGGTTTCAGCGGGAAGAGCATCACTGATGTGGTCAACATCGGCATCGGGGGCTCTGACCTG ggCCCCCTGATGGTCACTGAGGCTCTGAAGCCGTACTCAGCTGGTGGACCAAACGTCTGGTTTGTCTCCAACATTGACGGAACTCACATGGCCAAGACGCTTGCTCAGCTCAACGCAGAGACGACACTCTTTATCATCGCCTCCaag ACCTTCACCACCCAGGAGACCATCACCAACGCAGAGTCGGCCAGAGATTGGTTCCTCCAAACCGCCAATGAC AAATCTGCAGTGGCCAAACACTTCGTGGCTCTGTCCACCAACGCC GCCAAAGTGAGGGATTTTGGCATCGACACAGAGAACATGTTCGAGTTCTGGGAT TGGGTCGGCGGTCGGTACTCTCTGTGGTCAGCCATCGGGCTGTCCATTGCTCTGCACGTAG GCTTTGAAAACTTTGAGCAGCTTCTGACAGGAGCTCACTGGATG GACAACCACTTCCGCAGCGCCCCCCTGGAGAAGAACGCCCCTGTTCTCCTTGCTCTTCTGGGTGTCTGGTACATCAACTTCTTCCAGGCAGAGACTCACGCCATGTTGCCATATGACCAGTATATGCACCGCTTCGCCGCGTACTTCCAGCAg gGAGACATGGAGTCTAATGGGAAGTACATCACCAAAGATGGCCGCCGTGTCAACTATCACACTGGCCCCATCGTGTGGGGGGAACCAGGGACCAACGGACAGCACGCCTTCTATCAGCTGATCCAccaag GAACTAGAATGATTCCTGCCGACTTCCTCATTCCTGCTCAGTCTCAGCATCCAATCAGAGACAACCTTCACCACAAG ACCGAGGCGCTGATGAAGGGGAAAACTGCCGAAGAGGCTCGTAAAGAGCTGGAGGCCGGCGGCCTGACGGGCGATGCTCTGGAGAAGCTGCTGCCTCACAAG GTTTTCCAGGGAAACAAGCCGAGTAACTCCATCGTGTTCAAGAAGCTGACGCCGTTCATACTGGGAGCTCTAGTTG CTATGTACGAACACAAGATCTTTGTCCAGGGAGTCATCTGGGACATCAACAGCTACGACCAGTGGGG GGTTGAGCTTGGGAAGCAGCTGGCTAAGAAGATTGAGCCTGAGCTGAAGGACAACTCGGTGGTCACATCCCACGACTCGTCCACCAATGGCCTCATCAACTTCCTGAAGAAGAACTTTGCCTGA
- the gpia gene encoding glucose-6-phosphate isomerase a isoform X1 has protein sequence MALTDDPTYQDLERWYKANAGSLNMRAMFESDQDRFSSFSTTLETDDGQILLDYSKNLITQDVMAMLLTMAKSRRVEEARDKMFSGEKINFTEGRAVLHIALRNRSNTPIKVDGKDVMPEVNRVLDKMKAFCHKVRSGEWKGFSGKSITDVVNIGIGGSDLGPLMVTEALKPYSAGGPNVWFVSNIDGTHMAKTLAQLNAETTLFIIASKTFTTQETITNAESARDWFLQTANDKSAVAKHFVALSTNAAKVRDFGIDTENMFEFWDWVGGRYSLWSAIGLSIALHVGFENFEQLLTGAHWMDNHFRSAPLEKNAPVLLALLGVWYINFFQAETHAMLPYDQYMHRFAAYFQQGDMESNGKYITKDGRRVNYHTGPIVWGEPGTNGQHAFYQLIHQGTRMIPADFLIPAQSQHPIRDNLHHKILVANYLAQTEALMKGKTAEEARKELEAGGLTGDALEKLLPHKVFQGNKPSNSIVFKKLTPFILGALVAMYEHKIFVQGVIWDINSYDQWGVELGKQLAKKIEPELKDNSVVTSHDSSTNGLINFLKKNFA, from the exons ATGGCTCTGACCGACGACCCGACCTACCAGGACCTGGAGCGGTGGTACAAGGCCAACGCCGGGAGCCTGAACATGAGGGCCATGTTCGAGAGTGATCAGGACCGCTTCAGCAGCTTCAG CACCACCCTGGAGACCGATGATGGACAGATCCTGCTGGACTACTCCAAAAACCTGATCACACAGGATGTCATGGCCATGCTGCTCACCATG GCGAAGTCCAGGCGAGTGGAGGAAGCCCGAGACAAAATGTTCTCCGGCGAGAAGATCAACTTCACTGAG ggtcGTGCTGTGCTCCACATTGCTCTGCGTAATCGCTCCAACACGCCGATCAAAGTGGACGGTAAAGACGTGATGCCAGAGGTGAACCGAGTGCTGGACAAGATGAAGGCCTTCTGTCAT aaagTTCGCAGTGGTGAGTGGAAAGGTTTCAGCGGGAAGAGCATCACTGATGTGGTCAACATCGGCATCGGGGGCTCTGACCTG ggCCCCCTGATGGTCACTGAGGCTCTGAAGCCGTACTCAGCTGGTGGACCAAACGTCTGGTTTGTCTCCAACATTGACGGAACTCACATGGCCAAGACGCTTGCTCAGCTCAACGCAGAGACGACACTCTTTATCATCGCCTCCaag ACCTTCACCACCCAGGAGACCATCACCAACGCAGAGTCGGCCAGAGATTGGTTCCTCCAAACCGCCAATGAC AAATCTGCAGTGGCCAAACACTTCGTGGCTCTGTCCACCAACGCC GCCAAAGTGAGGGATTTTGGCATCGACACAGAGAACATGTTCGAGTTCTGGGAT TGGGTCGGCGGTCGGTACTCTCTGTGGTCAGCCATCGGGCTGTCCATTGCTCTGCACGTAG GCTTTGAAAACTTTGAGCAGCTTCTGACAGGAGCTCACTGGATG GACAACCACTTCCGCAGCGCCCCCCTGGAGAAGAACGCCCCTGTTCTCCTTGCTCTTCTGGGTGTCTGGTACATCAACTTCTTCCAGGCAGAGACTCACGCCATGTTGCCATATGACCAGTATATGCACCGCTTCGCCGCGTACTTCCAGCAg gGAGACATGGAGTCTAATGGGAAGTACATCACCAAAGATGGCCGCCGTGTCAACTATCACACTGGCCCCATCGTGTGGGGGGAACCAGGGACCAACGGACAGCACGCCTTCTATCAGCTGATCCAccaag GAACTAGAATGATTCCTGCCGACTTCCTCATTCCTGCTCAGTCTCAGCATCCAATCAGAGACAACCTTCACCACAAG ATCCTGGTGGCGAACTACCTGGCCCAGACCGAGGCGCTGATGAAGGGGAAAACTGCCGAAGAGGCTCGTAAAGAGCTGGAGGCCGGCGGCCTGACGGGCGATGCTCTGGAGAAGCTGCTGCCTCACAAG GTTTTCCAGGGAAACAAGCCGAGTAACTCCATCGTGTTCAAGAAGCTGACGCCGTTCATACTGGGAGCTCTAGTTG CTATGTACGAACACAAGATCTTTGTCCAGGGAGTCATCTGGGACATCAACAGCTACGACCAGTGGGG GGTTGAGCTTGGGAAGCAGCTGGCTAAGAAGATTGAGCCTGAGCTGAAGGACAACTCGGTGGTCACATCCCACGACTCGTCCACCAATGGCCTCATCAACTTCCTGAAGAAGAACTTTGCCTGA